The Larimichthys crocea isolate SSNF chromosome II, L_crocea_2.0, whole genome shotgun sequence genome segment TATAACATTATATATGAACTATATccaataatataaatgtaatattaatatataattttatgtacttttacttttgatactttaagcaCAATTTTTTGAACTTTTACtagtaatggagtatttttagaTTATGGTATTTCAACTTTTACCCAAATAAAAGATCTGAACACTTAAAAATCAACTTTTCAGTTCATAACTTTGGCTCAACATGAGGATTTTAACCCTTTTCGTGTagtttaaaccaaacaaacacatttttttaaatgttccttATGAGACACAGTAACTGTGCAtactgtgcatactgtatactCTGTATCCAAACACCCAAACACGTCGGTGTCTCTCCTACCTGCTTTCAGGTAACCCATGATCCCTCCTGCTGACACCAGAGCAGCATAGCTGAACCCAACCCAGTCCACAGacatgaccacagactgactgcagcagctggatGAACACACTTTATCACCACAAATATGAGATTTAGTTTAGTACTGATGATAGTTTACTTCCTACCGTTTACCCCCTCACCTTTATAAATCACTTCCGgtgtcatttcaaaataaaagtctgtagttttttaaaaaattttgtttatattttgtcttcAGCTGTGTCAAGGGAAGAAAGCCATTCTACATAAATGATTCATGACTATCTTGCCATAAAGACACCAgataaattctttaaaaaaaaaaaagataaagcagCCATGCTTTATCACCTCCATGTGGTAACTGTCAGTAAATAcatgtgacaataaaactcAGCCCATtgattataaaacatttttattgttaccCATCCAATTCTTCTCCTTTTCATCATTGACGGCTAACATATTTATAAAATCTGCTCTTGGAATCTGTACTTTTTTACCTCCAACCATAAAAAGCAAGTGAGTCCAgatataaaactgaaactgaaccatgaataacatttattatcttccatttttattttccagcacgctttttcttctttttgggtTTGCTCTCATCTTCTAGAATGACTTCTTCTGCTACAATGCGGACTCTCTTTGTCTTCGAAAGCTCCTGGGCGAGTTCTGCAGACGAAAGCAAACAGATTGTTACAAAGAAGCCTGCAGCGCATCCCTGTCGACGTGACACAGACCTCAGTATATCTGCTAATAACTACAGCTCAAATCTCTTTCAGAACGTGATGATGAAGTTAAACAAAAGTCAGTGTTTGCAGGACAACTGACCTTTAGATGTTGTTGCCTCGGCTGCTGGTTCCTCAGCGATCTTCTGCACTGATGAAGGTTTCCACACAGCCAGGCACGTCAGTCTGGCCGTCGTGTTCACTTCCCCGAGCAGGGTGGGAGACTCCAGCTCCTGTTGGACAGCAGGAGTACATCACAAGGTCAACAGACGCTCAGCAGGTGATGGTGTCGTTTAGTTTTTTCTTAAACTTTATTATTCTGCTTTGCAAAGTAGATACCTCACTCGGTAGTGACACAAGTTTAAAGTggaattttaaaaacacacactgttgctgcAAATGTAAACGTGACATTGACATTGTAAGTAAACGGTTTACACTCAAATGTTCATGAATAAAACTCAACACGTGCCTCCTTCAGGTGAAGTTTCCACATTTTGATGAATCCGTCGTTTGAAGCCGTCACCATCACGCAGTAATCCTCCGTAATGAAACTGTCGACTGCTTTTACTctgaaatcacaaaaacatgtgAGGCAATGTGACATGAGAAGTAAAAGTAAACATCTCATCTGAGATATGAAGATATTTTGGTACAAGTTTGAATTTTTAGCAATACAAAATATCACCTATCATCTATCATAGGCCAATATCGGTCAATAAATCAGACGGGCTCaactttaaatacatgttaaaaaaCACCCGGGAACTTTCAGACAAACATGGTGTTGGATCTGTGaagtaaaatatgaatttacCTGGTTTCGTGAGCCTTGAACTCACACAcccatttctctttttccacGTCACATAATCTCACAATTTCATCGTCTCCTGCGACGGCGAGGATGGAGTTCTGAAAAACCAAGCAACACCTATTAAAACTTATTCTAATGTTGCTTTATTCCTGTCACAGCTTGGTGTAACAGCAACATAAATGTCAGTTTAAGTTATAGTCTGAACTCACATTTAAGAACTTAACAGATGAGATCCTCTTGGGGTTTGTGATCGTTCCTGTCACAGAGGCTGTCTCCAGGTTGTAGATGATCACTTTGTCGTCCACCACAACCACGTATTTATCTCCGTCTGGAGACCATCGGACAATGTGAGCATCTGTAGTAAGTGTAGAGAATAAAAAGTTCATATCACttcaaatgtaataatattgTTACAGAGCTTCTACAGTCCAAAAGAAAGCTTactctgttttatgtttttgatgaAGGCTGATCTTCCGTTAATTAGATTCCATGTtctaaaaaggacaaaaagataCAACAGTTATTTCTGATTCCATATTAAATGAATCATCTGACTCTCCATCAGACCTTTAATTCTACCTGAGAGTCTTATCTGTCCCGACTGTAAGCGCGAGTTTCCCGGACGGATGGACGGACAGCGACGTGACAGTCCCTCTGAGGAAAAATGAGACGATTAGGCAAGATTACTTacaaaatataagaaaaaacacaaacgcgTGCTTCTTCCCTGCGTGTGCTTACTTGTGAGCTTTGATGGATTTCAGACACTCCCACTTCTTCGTGCTCCACACGCACACAAGTCCATCCTCTCCTCCGCTCAGTAAATGAGACGACCCGTAAAACTCCAGGCAGGTGATGCTTCCTGTGCAGACGGGGAAGGTTGGGTCAGGTATGCAGACCACTGATACTCAGCTGCTTGATCTTAAGTCAAACAGATTGAGCTGAGATACTCACCGTTGTGATGCAGCAAAGCTCCGTgttcagtcttcttcttcatgtcgTACAGCTGGATGGTCTCGTCTTTGCTTCCTGTGACGACAAACCTCTCGCTGGCTGCCACGGCTGATATGGACGCGGTGTGGGCGTGATGTGTGAAGTTTGGCTTGGCTGTCCATTCCTGCAcgacaaacaaaaataacatgaaaccAAATGACTCTTTGCAACAACTTAAAGACTAAATCTGAAAGTAAACCGCATCTTTCCGTCGGTTTCTCCTGTATGTGACAAGTGTTCAGCCGAGGGATCACTAGCACATCTATTCTGGTTCTGCCCAACTCTGCATAGTTTTTGGACTGTAATCTTTGAGTGGCTTTCTCTAGCTTACTCCAAAGACATTCAGCCTAACCATGACCTGGCCATCTTTGGATGCTCTGTAATGAATACTGAGCTACCATGCAAAGTGCAGATGGCTTGGCGGATAGGAATGGTGGTGGCTAAGGAACTTATTCTCCTGACCTGGAAGTCCAACACTCCACCTTGTTTTGCACACTGGCTGAAAGAAATGCTGTCTATTATACAGATGGAAAAACTCTGTATGTACAAACCCAATACACAAAACAGGTTTGAGAAAACATGGGGACCTTTCTTGGCACAGTGTCACATCACCTGACAACCACAGGGACTCTGACTTACCTGGCTAAATAACTATGTGGAAAGGTGTTGGATTGGATTAACTTATTCATGTAATCTTACTTTGCTCTGGAGATATTGATACTGTGACAACTGAGTCTGAACAGAATAGCTGTGAACTGTCTGGcagcccttttttttgtttgtttgtttgttttgttttttctccagtATGTCCTGTTACTGTCTTTGAAAAAAACCttgtagattagattagattagatttattcatcccaccatggggaaatgtacttgttacagcagcagaggaaagtgtagcatacactagagttagaaaaaagtagaaaaggcaaaaaacaaacacaataaacagacagaaatctctataacctacacaataaacatgaaaaacaatcaaccttcaaaacagacaagtactgaggataaaagtgccATGATATAAGAGTATataagagtattgtaatgtaaagtgcaaagaaagtgaccatgatacaaataataatattattgcaagagtagttgttgtaaactataaataaagtgTATCTAAAAGACTAAATCTGAGAGAAAAGACAGTTTGAGAATAATAAAACTCATCAAAtgcattaaaattttaaaaaaaaaaatcaccccaCTAAGAGCAGATTAAACCTTTGACTGCAGCAGTACACATGTTGTCTACCCATCAGTCCCagttagtcagtgtgtcagtgccACAGATCAGACAGACTCTTCTTAAACAttgacaatgacacacacaatcaaaaacTCACTTTCTCGTCCGTTTTCACCCGGTAACCAAACGCGATCTGCTCGTAGCTCCCAGCGATCAGCTCCAGCACAGCTGCCATGCTGCCACTTGCAGCTAGCAGGCTAGTTAGTTAGCTTTCTTTAAACTTTTCTGTCCAAACTGTGTCGTCTGGTTTGTGCAACAGCTGCTAACAGTCCACGTAGAGACACTACATGAGAAACAACCACACAGTAAGCAGCCTAAACGGATATAAACACGAATTTCTGGAGATATTTCAcaccaaaccaaaacaacgtGTGCAGGCTGTTGCGCATGCGCAAACGTCTACTTCCATGGGGTCAAGAgtggctttcaaaataaaagtcggTGCAAGCTGCGCACTCACACATTGAaggttgtttttggttttgactTGCATTAATTTCCTTACAgttttcatgattttaaaaagaagaatacaTTTGACTTgataaaatctattaaaaatggtaaaatttaatttgtttaaatataataaattggTCAGAAACATGACAATACAATCAAACTTGCCTTTAGTTAATGCTATTCTATAATATGTGTTAATGTAAATAatctgaggtgggctgaatgacacctgtgactacgcccacctgtcaatcaaagcagccatgctgttaattatacataactttaagccttaatataatttaaacaggtgagttctataaaaaatcaccctcagtacagttgtcatgaacgggggaattaactatagagaccaaaactattttttgtaccaggctgtaaacatgtttatttctgctgtgaagtttaacatgggggcttatggagactgactcacttctggatccagcttcaagtggccgctcgaggaactgcagtttttttagcacttccacattggctaAAACCTGTaattcttcagaaacctgtcgGTGACGTGACTTCATTGGTTGCAACCCTCTCATCTCACATGAATATAAAAGGGTTAATTCTAAGGCAACAAACACANNNNNNNNNNGCTTTTTTCTGGGTTTAAATCCTTTGTATCTACTCAAATTAAACTTCACTTCCAAGAGTGACAATTACAAGGATCCCAATAACTGTCACATCCTTCCCGTCATCTAAACTGAACAGATGTTTcataatcagaaataaaaaagatgagtAACAAGCATATAAACGAAGCACATGGTCGTCAGAAACTTCTCTGTTCTTAATTTAGTCTTTGGACAGCTGTGGATATACCAAGGGAGAACAGCAACAGACTTTTTGTCACAGCCGAGGCTCTTTCTAGACAGCTATGtcctgtttgttctgttgtaTAATTCAACCCTCTAATGACTACCAGACCCTGCTGCACTcacctgcaaacaaacacaactgacTCCAGCACagtagaaaaacaaacctgtaatcttcacagagctgcacagCTGTTGGTCTGAACCAACAGGACATTGTGTTtagaaaaggagaggaaaaacaaaacgtgCACACCTTCATTTTTCTCTATTTACCACCAAGAAAAAGCCCTGAGATGTATCAAATTACAGTGTAGCTAATGTTTACATCAAATATTTCTGTCTTCAATGCAAACAATGTCGAAAAGTGTCACCAAGCAGCTGATAAAAAGCATGCACGCAGCAGggaaaaccttcaaaataaagttaatctGATGTATCTGGTGATTTCTCACCTAGGACTTACCTTCTTGCCATGCTTCTTGCTGAATGGAAAAAGTTACTCTGCGCCTTACCCCTCAGGAAACTACCGTTTCATGCAGACAGTTATCTGAGGCGTCAATCAAGGAACCAGCCAATtacaagacagaaaacagacctGCGCCACGCCCCCTGTCGTGGGAGGGGAGTCTGTTGGTTGTATTAATAAAGGGGGCTTTTCATAGCACTCatgcagagaaacagcagagtTATTAAGGGAGAAGTATGTTTCCAcctgtataatcacctgaaaattattgtgtgtttgttgcctTAGAATTAACCCTTTTATATTCACGTGAGATGAGAGGTTGCAACCAATGAGTATGTCACcgacaggtttctgaagaataCAGGTTTTAGCCAATGTgggaagtgctaaaaaaaaaaaaaaactcagttcctcgagcggccacttgaggctggctccagaagtgagtcatcTCCATAAGCCCTTATGggttgttcaaacaagccacctgtgaggacgcccacctgtcaatcaaagcagccacgctgttaaatatacataactttaagccttaatttaatttaaacaggtgagttctataaaaattcaccctcagtacagttgtcgtgaacggggaaattaactatagagaccaaaactattttttgtaccaggctgtaaacatgtttatttct includes the following:
- the pak1ip1 gene encoding p21-activated protein kinase-interacting protein 1-like; translation: MAAVLELIAGSYEQIAFGYRVKTDEKEWTAKPNFTHHAHTASISAVAASERFVVTGSKDETIQLYDMKKKTEHGALLHHNGSITCLEFYGSSHLLSGGEDGLVCVWSTKKWECLKSIKAHKGTVTSLSVHPSGKLALTVGTDKTLRTWNLINGRSAFIKNIKQNAHIVRWSPDGDKYVVVVDDKVIIYNLETASVTGTITNPKRISSVKFLNNSILAVAGDDEIVRLCDVEKEKWVCEFKAHETRVKAVDSFITEDYCVMVTASNDGFIKMWKLHLKEELESPTLLGEVNTTARLTCLAVWKPSSVQKIAEEPAAEATTSKELAQELSKTKRVRIVAEEVILEDESKPKKKKKRAGK